The sequence CCTGTACCGATTCAAATATTACCATGACAGTAAGAAAAGAACACCCATTTCCACCCCATAAAAAAGATAGGAATTGTTCACAAATAAAATCTTACAAGCTGTAATCCATTGCCAAGAAAAGGAATAATAAGTACCACACCAGCCCTAACCGACAAACACCGAAACCATCGCAATGTCAGGCAGGACGGGCAATCCAGTCAATTTAAAGAGGGATTTGGAACGTAAAAAAGAGGGGAACCCCTCTTTTTTCTCTCACAATCTAGAATATACTACAAAGTATGCACAGACCAATGGAAAGTATCGTTTTCCCAGGCTGCATAGACCTAAGGGGACAAAAGAAAAATGAATGATCAACGAGAGGATGAATAATGAAAAGACTAGTAATTGGCGTTCTGGCTTTAATTGGCAGCACCGGGATATGCTCAACAGCATTTGGAGTAATAACAGGATCGGATCATGACTTCAGTGGGTCAAACTGGAGTAGTGGACAAATTTGTCTGCCCTGTCACGCACCTCATAACGGAACAGTTATCGCTGATGCTCCCCTATGGAATCATGATGTCTCAGAGGCCAGCTATACCCTGTACTCCAGTGCCACCCTCGATGCCGATGATCTTTCACAGCCCGCCGGCGTCTCAAAGCTCTGCCTTTCCTGCCATGACGGAACCGTTGCTATCGATGCCTTTACTGGCCATGACGGTACTATTTTTATAGGAACAATCGGAACAGGCAGTGGAGATCTTGGCTCAGCCCTGAATAATGACCATCCCGTATCTTTCACTTATGACAGTGCCCTTGCTACCGCAGACGGTGGTCTTTGGGATCCAAGCTCAAAAAGTTCAGGAATAACAGAGGGTGGTACAATTGATAGCGACATGCTTTTTGCCGGACGGATGGAATGTGCATCCTGTCATGATGTTCATAATAAATATGAGAACACGAGTCTTCTCTTAATAGATAACGATGGCTCTAACCTCTGCCTCACCTGCCACAACAAGTAACAGGACAATCCGCCATAGGCTGTCTTCCGTCTGCCCATGCACGTCACGTGTGTGGGTGGACTTTGTTGTTTTCACGGTACCACTTAAAAACCATGCAAAAACCATATCGTTTCTCAGACACACAGCTGTTATTTCCCCTCCTCTGT comes from Desulfocapsa sulfexigens DSM 10523 and encodes:
- a CDS encoding cytochrome c3 family protein, yielding MKRLVIGVLALIGSTGICSTAFGVITGSDHDFSGSNWSSGQICLPCHAPHNGTVIADAPLWNHDVSEASYTLYSSATLDADDLSQPAGVSKLCLSCHDGTVAIDAFTGHDGTIFIGTIGTGSGDLGSALNNDHPVSFTYDSALATADGGLWDPSSKSSGITEGGTIDSDMLFAGRMECASCHDVHNKYENTSLLLIDNDGSNLCLTCHNK